The sequence TGCTTCAACACATGGAACCGCAATTCTCAAAGGCTTACCTGCGGGAGTTTGTCCGGCTACTGAGACCGGATGGGGTACTCTGTTTTCAACTCCCGGAAGAGATTCAGACGCAAGCCACTTACCGCTGCTTTGACGATGCTGCTGAAGGTCCGGAAATGGAAATGTACGGCATACCGCGCAGCGAAGTTTGCGACTTCATGGAATCGATGGGGGCCGAGGTGAATGCCATCATTCGGGATAACGCCTGCGGGCCGGATGTGCGCAGCTTTCGTTACTTTGTGAAACGCAAGATTGCTTGATAATCCACAATTCTCTGTACGCAAAAAGGCACCGCCGGAGCGGTGCCTGCAAAGATCAATGCGGACGAAACTTCGCCCGAAAGCTCCTAGTAGCGATTGCCGCCGCCACGTGGGCCGCCGCGTCCGCCACCACCAAATCCGCCCGAGCGTCCACCGGGACGTCCGCCACCAAAACCGCCGCCTGCCGGGCGCTCGCCTTTGGGTTCTGCCTTGTTGACACGGAGGTTGCGACCGTCCACTTCAGCACCGTCAAGTGCCTTGATTGCGTTTCCGGCTTCTTTCCAGTCTTCCATGCCGACAAAAGCGACGCCACGGGAACGACCGGTTTCACGATCCGTCAGGATCTTGATGCTGCTTACGGCACCGTGTTCGGAGAACAGGGAGCGCAAGGTTGCTTCATCTGTGTCATACGACAGATTTCCTACGTAGATATCCATTTACTTCTTCTTTCCATGCATCCCATGATTCGATGAAAGCACAGACGACGGGATGCAGCCATGCGTGCCTTGTAAAAGTGAAACCTGAACCGTCACGGCATCTCGCCACATCCGTATCCTCACCGTCTCCAATCCATTGGAGCACCGCAATTTCGGTCTGTGGGGGGAAGCTGCACTGAGCAGCAGAAGGCCTGTCGTGATATGAAAAATACCCTGAATCCGGGTCAAAAATGCGATGAGAGAAAATCAACCTAGCTTCATCTCTCACCGTAGCAGACAAGCCTTGGGCATGCATTCATGCCTCCAATGCAACGCAGCAGATCGCATTGCTGAGCGAAAGTAAAGCAGTTTCGCACGGAAGCTTCAGATTTGTATCCAGTTCCATACGCAAAAGGTGGAACCTTTTCCAATAACGCACGGTCCCAACACATGCACAGCCCACATTCAATCTGCATTACCGCGGCGTCAAAACACCTTTCGAGAAGCTCCTTAGGATACCCCACGTTTGGAACCGCCGAGCCTTCCTCAATACTCACTTCGGGGTAAACAAAGCTTCAAGGTGAACCGCGACCCCATGCCCGGTTCACTCTCCACATTCAGCGCCGCTCCCAATAAATCGGCCATTGATCGGCAAATGGACAATCCCAAACCCACGCCATTGATCGAGTTGCGGATGCTGTTGTCCACTTGGCGAAACGGTTCAAAGATCTCCTGCTGCAACTCCTTTGGGATGCCCACTCCATCATCTTCCACCTCGATCTCGATGCAACAACGCCCCTGCACCTCTGATTTCAGGCGGCAGCCCAGCACAACATTGCCATTCTCCGCATACTTGCACGCATTGCTCAGCAGGTTCGTGACGATGTGCCCGATAGCATCTGGATCACCCCATAGTTCCAACTCATCGCCATCGTTCAGTGCAACCCCTCGAAACTCCAGTCGGTTGCCCGGATTTGCCAGCTGCGCCTGTTGCGTCCATTCCTTAAGCAATGGCACCAGGGAAAACCGATGCTCGTGCAGCACATAACCGCCGGAATTCAGCTTGTTGAAGCGCAACACTTCCTCGATCAATCGCTTCAAATGCTCTGCAGACTCCAGCATCATTTGAACCTGCTCGCGATGCTCTTCGTGCTCCATCTCTTCCAACAGGATCGATGCAAACCCCACAATCGGATTCAGTGGGGTGCGCATTTCATGGCTCATCATCGACAAAAAATCACCCTTCGCCTGGTTTGCCTTTTCGGCCTCCTGTCGCGCCAGTTCCAAACGACGCTCGTGCTGCATGACCTCAGAGTTGTCCTTGATGATCGAAAACAAGTAAGGAACCCCATCGAACTGCACTGGTCCCGACACTACTTCCACATCGCGTACTTCTCCGCTCTTCAGTCGATGTTGAAAGCGAAACACTCCGGGCTGATTCTGGCTGACAGCTGTCATTACCTCCCGGAGTTTCTCTGGGGACATGGTGTTGAGCTGCGCAACTGGCAATCCCAGGAGTTCTTCTCTCGAGTAGCCGTAGTATTTCACTGCTGCTTCATTGGCATTGATGATCGTTCCCGTCCGGGGATCGACCACAAGCATCATGACAAAGGGATTCTCGAACAGAGCACTCGCTCGTGCTTCAGACTCCTGCAGTTGTTTGCGGCGATAACGTTCACGCTTCCACAACAGGAAAAACCCGGCTCCGACCGCGATCAACAGCGTGGTCCACAATACCGTCGCAACGATCCAGCGCTGATTGTCTCTGAAAAAGGAGGGGCTTCGGTTCACCCAGATCACATCATCAGGCACATTTCTCAGAGATGCTCCAAACAACTTCACTCGTTGTTCATCCAACATCACGCGATTCGGACTCTCTTCCACCACCGCAAGAGATGCAATGGACGTTCCTTCAATCACCCGCTTCGCCAACATCGCCGCCGTTCGTCCCTGTTCGAAGTGGGACACGACCTTGCCACCGATCAACCCAGCACCCACTCCATGCT is a genomic window of Puniceicoccaceae bacterium containing:
- a CDS encoding ABC transporter substrate binding protein; its protein translation is MDSKRIPTDQGFAFFEDLIRFKKPLWPEYDLIMTVDDNALRFMLEAGKELFPETPVVFLGVNDLDFGRSMNQVPQITGVLEELSFQETVDLMHTLFPDATRYHVIFDGTATGRSDWREFQKVTLPEGVSRISHDLASMSFEELRLQVNDWQDADIALLISAYLDGKGRVQRFEDSVSMLTKECRVPVFHPYQHGVGAGLIGGKVVSHFEQGRTAAMLAKRVIEGTSIASLAVVEESPNRVMLDEQRVKLFGASLRNVPDDVIWVNRSPSFFRDNQRWIVATVLWTTLLIAVGAGFFLLWKRERYRRKQLQESEARASALFENPFVMMLVVDPRTGTIINANEAAVKYYGYSREELLGLPVAQLNTMSPEKLREVMTAVSQNQPGVFRFQHRLKSGEVRDVEVVSGPVQFDGVPYLFSIIKDNSEVMQHERRLELARQEAEKANQAKGDFLSMMSHEMRTPLNPIVGFASILLEEMEHEEHREQVQMMLESAEHLKRLIEEVLRFNKLNSGGYVLHEHRFSLVPLLKEWTQQAQLANPGNRLEFRGVALNDGDELELWGDPDAIGHIVTNLLSNACKYAENGNVVLGCRLKSEVQGRCCIEIEVEDDGVGIPKELQQEIFEPFRQVDNSIRNSINGVGLGLSICRSMADLLGAALNVESEPGMGSRFTLKLCLPRSEY
- a CDS encoding RNA-binding protein, yielding MDIYVGNLSYDTDEATLRSLFSEHGAVSSIKILTDRETGRSRGVAFVGMEDWKEAGNAIKALDGAEVDGRNLRVNKAEPKGERPAGGGFGGGRPGGRSGGFGGGGRGGPRGGGNRY